A single region of the Plutella xylostella chromosome 26, ilPluXylo3.1, whole genome shotgun sequence genome encodes:
- the LOC105394381 gene encoding G protein-coupled receptor kinase 2, which produces MELENIVANTVYLKAREGGSDSNKGKSKKWRKILQFPHISQCLDIKTKIDVGYDYVVDQQPIGKLLFRQFCEKNRPEYHKYNNFLDAADKYEVELDEVRGAHAVELFGRFLKTDDEDAVTDVISQPVVDRANAALDGAAKDLFTECMRCVKSFLAGPPFAEFERSMYFHRYLQWKWLEAQPVTQHTFRMYRVLGKGGFGEVCACQVRATGKMYACKKLEKKRIKKRKGEAMVLIEKQILQRINSRFVVNLAYAYETKDALCLVLTIMNGGDLKFHIYNMCGGDAGLGTERARFYAGQVACGLDHLHKMGIVYRDCKPENILLDDQGHVRISDLGLAVDVPENGSVRGRVGTVGYMAPEVIDNERYTFSPDWFSFGCLVYEMIEGRAPFRARKEKVKREEVDRRVKHEPEKYSSKFTECARSLCSALLAKSWSSRLGCGAGRRGADTVRAHRFFRTLNWTRLEAGIIPAPFVPDPHAVYAKDVLDIEQFSTVKGVNLDAGDDTFYGKFNTGSVSIPWQTEMIETGCFDELNLFVPGEDNKEGPTLDLQLSPPPPPAERTGCFMFARRMLCPQKKVPPRLRPVPVPEHLLPATS; this is translated from the exons ATGTAGGCTACGACTACGTGGTGGACCAGCAGCCCATCGGCAAGCTGCTGTTCCGCCAGTTCTGCGAGAAGAACCGCCCCGAGTACCACAAGTACAACAACTTTCTGGACGCG GCTGACAAGTACGAGGTGGAGTTGGACGAGGTGCGCGGCGCCCACGCCGTGGAACTATTCGGCCGCTTCCTCAAGACCGACGACGAGGATGCCGTCACTGACGTCATCAGCCAGCCGGTCGTCGACCGAGCTAACGCTGCGCTTGATG GGGCGGCCAAAGACCTGTTCACCGAGTGCATGCGCTGCGTCAAGTCCTTCCTCGCCGGCCCGCCGTTCGCGGAGTTCGAGCGATCCATGTACTTCCACCGCTACCTGCAGTGGAAGTGGCTGGAGGCGCAGCCGGTCACGCAACATACGTTCAGGATGTACCGCGTGCTGGGCAAGGGCGGCTTCGGCGAGGTCTGCGCGTGCCAG GTGCGGGCGACGGGAAAAATGTACGCTTGCAAGAAGCTCGAGAAGAAACGCATCAAAAAGCGCAAAGGAGAAGCCATGGTGTTGATAGAGAAGCAGATACTGCAGCGCATCAACTCACGCTTCGTGGTGAACCTGGCCTACGCGTACGAGACCAAGGACGCGCTCTGTCTTGTTCTCACCATCATGAACG GAGGAGATCTAAAGTTCCACATCTACAACATGTGCGGCGGCGACGCGGGGCTGGGCACGGAGCGGGCGCGCTTCTACGCCGGCCAGGTGGCGTGCGGGCTCGACCATCTGCACAAAATGGGGATTGTATACAG AGACTGCAAGCCGGAGAACATCCTTCTCGACGACCAGGGCCACGTGCGCATCTCGGACCTGGGCCTGGCCGTGGACGTGCCCGAGAACGGCTCCGTGCGCGGCCGCGTCGGCACCGTCGGCTACATGGCCCCCGAG GTGATAGACAACGAACGCTACACATTCTCCCCGGACTGGTTCTCGTTCGGCTGTCTCGTGTACGAGATGATCGAGGGCCGCGCGCCCTTCCGCGCGCGCAAGGAGAAGGTCAAGAGGGAGGAGGTCGACAGGAGAGTCAAG CACGAACCAGAAAAGTACTCCTCAAAGTTCACCGAGTGCGCTCGTTCACTCTGCTCGGCTCTCCTCGCCAAGTCCTGGTCCTCAAGACTGGGGTgtggcgcggggcggcgcggcgcggacACGGTGCGGGCGCACAGGTTCTTCAGGACCCTGAACTGGACGCGGCTCGAGGCTGGGATCATACCCGCGCCGTTTGTGCCCGAT CCGCACGCAGTATACGCCAAAGACGTGCTCGACATCGAACAGTTCTCGACAGTGAAAGGCGTAAATCTAGACGCGGGAGACGACACATTCTACGGCAAGTTCAACACCGGGTCCGTCAGCATTCCGTGGCAGACAGAGATGATAGAGACGGGATGCTTCGATGAATTGAACCTGTTTGTGCCAG GTGAAGACAACAAAGAAGGCCCTACTCTAGACCTGCAGctgtcgccgccgccgccgcccgctgaGCGGACGGGCTGCTTCATGTTCGCGAGACGA ATGCTCTGCCCCCAGAAGAAGGTCCCGCCCCGCCTGCGCCCCGTGCCCGTGCCGGAGCACCTGCTGCCCGCGACCAGCTGA
- the LOC119692722 gene encoding uncharacterized protein LOC119692722, with protein MAFQVNISPFDHKCDDWTIFNGRLKQLFKVNKITESEQSAVLLTYLSEESFRLARNLAYPSELETLAYKDVVLLLDKHFAPSKPSYADKAKFYSATRSPGEKLNEWAARLRGLAANCNFLTALDTILLDRFVLGLGIGPERDKLFEQDPATLTLSKAIDLAEQAGGARLARSVGAGLSDMPLKEEALYYGSRGGQAGGSGEHRRHAARAPGRGDHAHAHGDVSGVSRCAVCGMKNHATEKCRFKSYKCQGCGLKGHLKKMCKNKVRLNNIADESVPTASDLSNSDSECEECKLFNLRFSK; from the exons ATGGCTTTTCAAGTGAACATTAGCCCTTTTGATCATAAATGTGATGATTGGACTATTTTCAACGGACGTTTGAAGCAGttatttaaagttaataaGATAACGGAAAGTGAACAAAGTGCAGTTCTTCTAACCTATCTTTCGGAGGAGTCATTTCGCTTGGCGCGTAACCTCGCGTACCCGAGTGAGCTTGAAACGTTGGCTTACAAAGATGTGGTTTTATTACTCGACAAACACTTCGCCCCAAGTAAACCATCGTATGCTGACAAGGCGAAATTCTACTCGGCTACAAGAAGTCCAGGCGAAAAGTTGAACGAATGGGCGGCGCGGCTTAGAGGGTTGGCCGCAAATTGCAACTTTTTGACTGCCTTGGACACAATATTGCTGGATCGATTTGTTCTGGGCTTGGGCATAGGGCCTGAGCGGGACAAGCTTTTCGAGCAGGACCCAGCCACGTTGACCTTGTCAAAGGCGATAGACTTGGCGGAgcaggcgggcggcgcgcggctcgCGAGGAGTGTGGGCGCAGGGTTGAGCGACATGCCTCTGAAGGAGGAGGCACTGTACTACGGCAGCAGAGGAGGCCAGGCCGGCGGGTCTGGTGAGCACCGGCGCCACGCGGCGCGGGCCCCCGGGCGCGGCGACCACGCGCACGCGCACGGGGACGTCAGCGGTGTATCTCGTTGTGCGGTATGTGGCATGAAAAATCATGCAACCGAAAAGTGTCGTTTCAAATCGTACAAGTGCCAAGGATGTGGGCTAAAAggccatttaaaaaaaatgtgcaaaaataaagTGCGGTTAAATAATATTGCAGATGAATCTGTGCCGACGGCAAGTGATCTGAGTAACAGTGACTCGGAATGCGAGgaatgtaaattatttaatttacg GTTTTCGAAATAA
- the LOC105387759 gene encoding solute carrier family 2, facilitated glucose transporter member 6: MTPVRFRWTVANVQKRHKAQGLNLSVFSLGISNSWASPVLPLLRGAGAAGAEGGEGVAGDAGDAGGEGVEVLAHPATDAQVSWMLSVVFVSIFFGSFIIAYLQHQLGRKTCLLLGSAPRLIGYSVLLAGSEPWHLIVARLFVGFGDAFSFSVVPVYSSEVASKEIRGRLGTIMQLMTNLGAVFCLAAGPYLSYRMFNLSILIMVLVTTVPMLFLLDSPYYLFSKGRTNEAHKILTFLRGEETLADKEILEYEQLKNKENKIVLSEVLRSKNVIKSLLIGSALGFLLHFQGTLVIGSYLQSILESAQTGIAPELSSVFFGLLQLVASISGTVISEKFRRKLIMTCSLLTLALGMIFLGIFFRFLDLGYEVAGVLSVLPHLALFMILFGYNAGLGALIIPVIGELFEGPARAIGNACFLFSCTISCNLVIWLYPLMTSLVGRDGPYWVFATGALVFMVYILCFIPETRGKTFAEIQVEFGKDTPGGGKD, translated from the exons ATGACTCCTGTAAGATTCAGATGGACGGTGGCAAATGTTCAAAAGAGACATAAGGCCCAAGGCT TGAACCTGTCAGTGTTCTCGCTGGGCATCAGCAACTCGTGGGCGTCGCCGGTGCTGCCACTTCTacggggggcgggggccgcgggggctgAGGGGGGCGAAGGGGTCGCAGGGGACGCGGGGGATGCGGGGGGCGAGGGGGTCGAGGTGCTGGCCCACCCTGCAACCGACGCGCAGGTCTCCTGGATGCTGTCTGTGGTGTTTGTTAGCATCTTCTTTG GCAGCTTCATCATAGCCTACCTCCAGCACCAGCTCGGGCGGAAGACCTGCCTGCTGCTGGGCAGCGCGCCGCGGCTGATCGGCTACTCCGTGCTGCTGGCGGGGTCGGAGCCCTGGCACCTCATCGTGGCCAGGCTCTTTGTGGGCTTCGGAGACGCCTTCTCGTTCTCTGTTGTGCCGGTTTACTCGTCTGAGGTTGCTAGT AAAGAGATACGAGGGCGTCTGGGCACTATAATGCAGTTGATGACGAACCTGGGAGCAGTGTTCTGCCTGGCAGCAGGGCCCTACTTGAGTTACCGCATGTTTAACCTTTCGATCCTGATTATGGTATTGGTGACCACAGTACCCATGCTGTTTCTGTTGGATAGCCCTTACTACCTGTTCTCTAAAG GACGTACGAATGAAGCTCACAAAATCCTGACATTCCTCCGAGGTGAAGAAACATTAGCCGACAAGGAAATACTAGAATATGAGCAGTTAAAGAATAAGGAGAACAAAATAGTCCTGTCGGAAGTGCTGCGATCTAAGAACGTAATCAAATCTCTTCTCATAGGAAGCGCTTTAGGATTCCTGCTACATTTCCAAGGGACTTTGGTGATAGGAAGCTATTTGCAATCGATCCTCGAGTCGGCGCAAACCGGGATTGCTCCAGAATTGTCATCGGTATTCTTTGGTCTACTGCAGCTAGTTGCCAGCATATCAGGAACTGTGATTTCAGAGAAGTTTCGACGGAAACTGATTATGACATGCTCCTTGCTGACTTTAGCTTTGGGAATG ATTTTCCTCGGAATCTTCTTCCGATTTCTGGACTTGGGTTACGAAGTGGCTGGCGTTCTGAGCGTTCTACCACATCTTGCTCTTTTCATGATCCTGTTTGGATACAATGCAG GTCTTGGGGCCCTGATCATCCCAGTGATAGGGGAACTGTTCGAGGGTCCAGCTCGAGCCATCGGCAACGCTTGCTTCCTCTTCTCCTGTACCATCAGTTGCAATCTCGTCATTTGGTTGTACCCACTCATGACCAGCTTAGTGGGCCGCGACGGACCTTACTGGGTGTTCGCGACGGGAGCTCTAGTGTTCATGGTTTATATTCTCTGTTTCATTCCCGAGACGAGAGGGAAGACGTTTGCGGAGATACAAGTGGAGTTTGGGAAGGATACGCCGGGTGGTGGGAAGGATTGA